A genomic stretch from Channa argus isolate prfri chromosome 24, Channa argus male v1.0, whole genome shotgun sequence includes:
- the chrdl2 gene encoding chordin-like protein 2, which produces MKSMFLLFFIIWFADGELKPRKGSGVVCTFKDKTYNPGDNWHPYLEPFGFMFCMRCICTETGHVKCSTIKCPALTCENPVSEAQQCCPRCTDEPRIPAGLRASVKSCRYNGSVYQSGETFTKHDLFPSKQSNQCVMCTCSNGNIFCALKTCQPTTCSSPVSVPDTCCLVCKDHGTSGSSSTEYGNQQLNRGVRHSVDQCSGEQSRARPDRATPPRVRSSLRGLSLSKLNLKGASETTVKILLQRKHQRACLYNGRTYSHGDMWHPVLGKVLECILCTCTDGLQDCKRITCPSQYPCQHPMKSAGKCCKTCPESKAESNQTQCFFGYKNNLLVYKVDSSFKVDPPHAVRIIAVERQSTAEVEVQVWKTVEGVLQLMEIGDVQRKDIVDHPENYTLLTILDEETWKKFKEEGENLSKAPQTTICEDGIREMVTFLNPKQIEDLCTP; this is translated from the exons atgaagtccatgtttttgttgttttttatcatttggtTTGCAGATGGAGAGCTAAAACCCCGGAAAG GGTCCGGGGTGGTATGTACTTTTAAAGACAAGACATACAATCCAGGAGACAACTGGCATCCCTATCTAGAGCCTTTCGGATTTATGTTCTGTATGCGCTGTATATGCACAGAG ACGGGCCATGTGAAATGTAGCACAATTAAGTGTCCTGCTCTGACATGCGAGAACCCAGTGTCCGAGGCACAGCAGTGCTGTCCAAGATGTACAG ATGAGCCCAGAATCCCTGCAGGACTGAGGGCTTCAGTGAAATCCTGCAGGTATAATGGAAGTGTTTATCAGTCGGGGGAGACCTTCACTAAGCACGACCTCTTCCCGTCCAAGCAAAGCAATCAATGCGTTATGTGCACATGCTCA aATGGAAACATCTTCTGTGCTCTGAAAACATGCCAACCGACCACCTGTTCCTCACCAGTCTCAGTTCCAGATACCTGCTGTTTGGTGTGTAAAG ATCATGGCACCAGTGGTTCTTCGTCAACTGAATATGGAAACCAGCAGCTGAACAGAGGCGTT AGGCATTCAGTGGACCAGTGTTCTGGAGAGCAGAGCAGGGCGCGGCCCGACCGTGCCACTCCACCCAGGGTCAGGAGTTCTCTAAGAGGCCTGAGCCTCAGTAAACTTAACCTCAAAGGGGCTTCAGAGACCACTGTGAAGATTTTGTTGCAGAGGAAACACCAAAGAG CATGTTTATACAATGGCAGGACGTACTCTCATGGAGACATGTGGCACCCAGTTTTGGGGAAGGTCCTGGAATGCATCCTGTGCACTTGTACTGATGGCCTCCAGGACTGCAAACGCATCACGTGTCCCAGCCAGTACCCATGCCAACATCCTATGAAATCAGCAGGAAAGTGTTGCAAGACATGTCCAG AGAGTAAAGCGGAAAGTAACCAGACCCAGTGTTTTTTTGGATATAAAAATAATCTCTTGGTGTATAAAGTAGACTCATCTTTCAAAGTCGACCCTCCCCACGCAGTCAGGATTATTGCTGTTGAAAGACAAAGTACTGCAGAGGTTGAAGTGCAAGTATGGAAGACTGTGGAAG GTGTTTTGCAATTAATGGAAATTGGTGACGTTCAAAGAAAAGACATTGTGGATCATCCCGAAAATTACACCTTGCTTACAATACTTGACGAAG AGACATGGAAAAAATTTaaagaggagggagaaaacCTGAGTAAAGCTCCTCAGACCACAATTTGTGAAGATGGCATTCGAGAGATGGTGACTTTCCTGAATCCAAAGCAGATTGAAGACCTGTGCACACcctga